A part of Candidatus Bathyarchaeota archaeon genomic DNA contains:
- the pyrH gene encoding UMP kinase, with product MRVVIRLGGSVIATPVNTQLISKYAKILKKLKAEGHMLAVVVGGGALAREFIKIARELGLPEKDQDDLAISVSRLYAQTFAKTLGELACEKIPTSVEEAIQCLEKGKIAVLGGLKPGMTTDTVAAMVAEQINADILIKATDQEGIYTKDPRKHPDAVKLERLSFEDLPKVLAENKHKAGIHQILDPEAIKILRAKRIKVHVLDGFKPENLLLAVEGKPVGTIIE from the coding sequence ATGCGGGTAGTCATCCGTTTGGGCGGATCCGTCATCGCCACACCTGTAAACACCCAGCTGATAAGCAAGTATGCCAAAATCTTGAAGAAGCTGAAGGCTGAAGGGCACATGTTGGCGGTTGTTGTCGGCGGAGGTGCCCTCGCAAGAGAATTCATAAAGATAGCCAGAGAGCTGGGCTTGCCAGAGAAGGATCAAGATGACTTGGCGATAAGTGTTTCGAGACTTTATGCTCAAACGTTCGCTAAAACTTTGGGGGAGCTGGCATGCGAGAAAATTCCCACAAGCGTCGAGGAGGCTATTCAATGTTTGGAAAAGGGTAAAATTGCCGTTTTAGGCGGCTTAAAACCCGGTATGACAACGGACACTGTTGCCGCCATGGTGGCTGAACAAATAAACGCCGATATTCTCATAAAAGCCACAGACCAAGAGGGCATATATACAAAAGATCCCCGCAAGCACCCAGACGCCGTGAAACTGGAACGACTCAGCTTCGAAGACCTCCCAAAGGTTTTAGCCGAAAACAAGCATAAGGCGGGAATCCACCAAATCCTTGACCCAGAAGCCATAAAAATCCTAAGGGCTAAACGCATAAAAGTGCACGTTTTAGACGGTTTTAAACCAGAAAACCTTCTGCTGGCAGTGGAAGGAAAACCTGTCGGGACGATAATAGAGTAG
- a CDS encoding ATP-binding cassette domain-containing protein, protein MREDVIKAENLTKVFNRSLVAVDHITFSVHEGEVFGFLGPNGAGKTTTINMLITVLKPTEGTASVLGFDVVKQANDVRKVIGVVPQEYTADEDLTGYENIMLCADLYGIPHEVAKKRALELLELVELIDFKDKRVETYSGGMRRRLELACGLINRPKVLFLDEPTLGLDVQTRAATWEYIRRLKKEYGMTIFMTTHYLEEADALCDRIAIIDHGKIIVTGSPSELKDNLGGDIITIAIKENADVASIIQSVENVKEVRKEDGAYRVKAVKGEVTAPLIIEVLRRKGYTVTRLSLTEPTLNEVYLEYTGKALRDTEESSRAEFMAQRVHLWRARRK, encoded by the coding sequence TTGAGGGAAGACGTGATTAAGGCTGAAAACTTGACGAAGGTTTTCAACCGAAGCCTAGTGGCTGTAGACCATATAACCTTCAGCGTCCACGAAGGCGAAGTCTTCGGTTTTCTTGGACCAAACGGCGCGGGCAAAACCACAACCATAAACATGCTGATAACGGTGCTTAAGCCAACAGAAGGCACCGCATCAGTGCTGGGCTTCGACGTTGTTAAACAAGCCAACGATGTCCGAAAGGTTATCGGCGTTGTGCCCCAAGAGTATACAGCGGACGAGGATTTAACGGGCTACGAGAACATAATGCTCTGTGCAGACTTGTATGGGATTCCCCACGAAGTCGCCAAAAAACGCGCCTTGGAACTGCTGGAGCTCGTGGAGCTAATAGACTTCAAAGATAAACGCGTTGAAACATATTCAGGCGGGATGAGGCGGAGGCTTGAGCTTGCATGCGGCCTGATAAACCGTCCCAAAGTGCTGTTTTTGGATGAGCCAACTTTGGGTTTAGACGTGCAAACGCGGGCTGCCACATGGGAGTACATCCGCCGTTTAAAGAAAGAGTATGGCATGACTATTTTCATGACCACGCATTATTTGGAGGAGGCTGACGCCCTCTGCGACCGCATAGCCATCATAGACCACGGAAAAATAATCGTAACGGGCTCGCCAAGCGAACTTAAGGACAACCTAGGCGGAGACATAATCACCATAGCCATCAAAGAAAACGCCGACGTGGCAAGCATAATCCAAAGCGTGGAAAACGTGAAAGAAGTTCGGAAAGAAGATGGCGCCTATCGTGTTAAAGCCGTGAAAGGCGAGGTAACCGCACCTCTAATTATCGAGGTTTTAAGGAGGAAGGGCTATACGGTGACAAGGCTTTCGCTTACAGAGCCAACGCTAAACGAGGTTTACCTGGAATACACGGGCAAAGCGTTGCGGGACACGGAAGAGTCTTCCCGTGCAGAGTTTATGGCGCAGAGGGTTCACTTATGGAGGGCTAGAAGGAAATGA
- a CDS encoding ATP-binding protein, with the protein MRLYRKEGNIIEILSFPNESVEKGDYLLIEDGEAQKALIAQVIDVQFANIPGVLEELLRSLPDGGGIIQGEDVDPLEIAPHITYIQDSRLLICKIRATLEGEHLSPSTSWLPSRSQSSVKKLPIPMLLKLARVNGNLPITLGVTKENSLLTIDATSLDGRLNIITGKKETGKSHLSKLLITSLLQYKAVVIVLDLNGEYTGLGFTSDGKRNAYFNRIHVLTPSQNFKVALKQLHLNVILNILIHALHLPGTSTREFRRIWQFLKDKGCLTLHELGEAIRNWNCNQNVRDALFSRYYALVNSGFFTDNVAEANLLEECLFKAREEGGAVIINLRNTSPIDRQIVVEYLLGKLVELLTSWRLKAVFLFAEEAHLYLRETYWDDIVTRMRHFGIFTTFITNQPDTIRESIYRQADNIFLFNFTNEHDLEVVSRAARVDAETVKSIARDLPPHHCLVLGKVVRDFPIVVKVRAIDVKTMGETRLFFTGVQAESMNQTSPVSLYSVEENS; encoded by the coding sequence ATGAGGCTATATAGGAAAGAAGGCAACATAATAGAAATTCTAAGCTTTCCAAACGAAAGCGTGGAAAAAGGCGACTATCTTCTCATAGAGGATGGGGAAGCACAAAAAGCGTTAATAGCTCAAGTTATAGACGTGCAGTTCGCCAACATACCAGGTGTCTTAGAAGAACTGCTGCGAAGCTTACCAGACGGTGGAGGTATAATACAAGGTGAAGACGTGGACCCGCTTGAGATTGCACCCCACATAACGTATATTCAGGATTCCAGACTTTTGATATGTAAGATCCGCGCCACCCTAGAGGGGGAACACCTAAGCCCAAGCACCTCATGGCTGCCTTCACGTTCGCAGTCCTCGGTCAAAAAACTGCCTATCCCAATGCTTCTCAAGCTGGCGAGGGTTAATGGCAACCTTCCCATAACTTTAGGCGTGACAAAGGAGAACTCGCTTTTAACTATAGACGCCACATCGCTGGATGGAAGGCTAAACATTATTACTGGCAAGAAGGAGACAGGCAAGTCGCACCTTTCAAAGCTTCTGATAACAAGCCTCCTCCAATACAAGGCGGTGGTTATCGTCCTAGACTTGAACGGTGAATACACTGGTTTAGGCTTCACGTCAGATGGCAAACGCAACGCCTACTTTAACAGGATCCACGTTCTAACACCTTCACAAAACTTCAAAGTAGCCCTAAAACAGCTCCACCTAAACGTCATCCTAAACATTCTCATCCATGCCTTGCATTTGCCAGGCACATCTACCCGCGAGTTCCGTCGAATATGGCAGTTCCTTAAAGACAAGGGATGCCTAACACTGCACGAGTTGGGCGAGGCTATCCGCAACTGGAACTGCAACCAAAACGTTAGGGACGCCCTCTTCAGCCGCTATTATGCGCTGGTGAACTCCGGCTTCTTTACGGATAATGTGGCGGAAGCCAACCTGCTGGAGGAATGCCTATTCAAGGCTAGGGAGGAGGGGGGCGCAGTAATTATTAATTTGCGTAACACTTCGCCCATAGACCGTCAAATAGTAGTCGAATACTTGCTGGGCAAGCTTGTGGAGCTTTTGACAAGCTGGAGGCTTAAGGCTGTTTTCCTCTTCGCTGAGGAAGCCCATCTCTATCTACGGGAAACCTACTGGGATGACATTGTAACGCGGATGCGCCACTTCGGCATATTCACCACCTTCATAACAAACCAGCCTGACACAATCCGCGAGAGCATCTACCGACAAGCAGACAACATATTCCTATTCAACTTCACCAACGAACATGACTTAGAAGTAGTTTCCAGGGCAGCCCGCGTGGACGCTGAAACCGTCAAATCCATAGCCCGCGACCTTCCGCCACACCACTGCCTTGTTCTGGGCAAAGTTGTCAGAGACTTCCCGATAGTTGTGAAAGTTCGAGCCATTGACGTAAAAACAATGGGAGAAACGCGCCTATTCTTTACCGGCGTTCAAGCCGAGAGCATGAATCAAACTTCTCCAGTTTCTCTCTATTCCGTTGAAGAAAATTCCTGA
- a CDS encoding rhomboid family intramembrane serine protease: MFKFKRSFGIPMGGYTRTKTWPVATLALIIVNIAVYAITSYENFFLEIGDYWVGVGGFVPSLIVMPAQLYRIFSSMFLHADFFHILFNMYFLYLFGRAVEEALGKWRFLALYILSGVAASIFHTAFSFLGGATAYAIPAIGASGAISGVLGAYLILFPGTSLVMGWAFLFFPVFFRMKAAYYLIFWFATQVIYGYTRLGGSTAVFAHAGGFIAGIALLPLVASKERLFQFRLARQALFPVYVTFAPSPAPVKSVGLGRTTKTVVAVLLASLLFGAAYASSGLSIHGEIKSATIRYSFEGTPYMDYVGFQLADIESQLAKVSSSETKILLYRLYGAGLLYNKTMANEDVKISNWNVSLSVRVGGRPFLVDLAIIRFDGEYDADGFLSYGAGAFDTQVIFVDYYDRPYVSDFMVHYDFEWTSQTVNLTYITQLTGILSLVATAAALVVTLKKDRNLTLIGEEPERLWSPFTPYI, translated from the coding sequence GTGTTTAAATTTAAAAGAAGCTTTGGCATACCCATGGGTGGATATACTCGAACCAAGACATGGCCCGTAGCAACCCTAGCCCTAATAATTGTAAACATTGCAGTTTACGCCATAACTTCTTATGAGAATTTTTTCCTTGAGATAGGTGATTACTGGGTCGGCGTTGGCGGTTTCGTTCCATCCTTAATCGTTATGCCAGCTCAGCTTTACCGGATTTTCTCATCTATGTTTTTGCACGCCGACTTCTTCCACATACTTTTCAACATGTACTTCCTATACCTTTTCGGCAGAGCTGTTGAAGAAGCCTTGGGCAAGTGGCGTTTCCTAGCCCTTTACATCCTTTCAGGCGTGGCTGCCTCCATATTTCACACAGCTTTCAGCTTTCTAGGCGGAGCCACAGCTTACGCTATTCCAGCCATCGGAGCGTCAGGCGCCATAAGTGGTGTTCTAGGCGCCTATCTGATCCTATTTCCAGGCACATCGCTTGTAATGGGCTGGGCCTTCTTATTCTTTCCAGTGTTTTTCCGGATGAAAGCCGCTTACTACTTAATTTTCTGGTTTGCAACCCAAGTGATATATGGCTATACAAGGCTTGGAGGAAGCACCGCCGTATTTGCTCACGCGGGAGGCTTCATAGCGGGAATAGCCTTGCTTCCTCTAGTCGCCAGCAAGGAAAGGCTTTTCCAGTTTAGGCTTGCAAGACAGGCTTTATTTCCAGTTTATGTAACGTTCGCACCGTCACCTGCACCGGTAAAAAGTGTTGGGTTAGGACGCACCACCAAAACGGTTGTTGCGGTGCTTTTGGCTTCGCTGCTTTTCGGCGCAGCTTACGCCTCCAGCGGTTTGTCCATCCATGGCGAAATAAAATCAGCAACTATTCGATACTCTTTTGAGGGAACACCCTACATGGATTATGTTGGATTCCAGCTTGCAGACATCGAAAGCCAGCTTGCCAAGGTGTCTTCAAGTGAAACAAAAATTTTGCTGTATCGCTTGTATGGAGCTGGACTATTATACAATAAGACCATGGCCAACGAAGATGTGAAAATAAGCAATTGGAATGTTAGCTTATCTGTGAGAGTTGGAGGGCGTCCGTTTCTAGTGGACTTGGCGATAATTCGTTTCGATGGAGAATATGATGCTGATGGTTTCTTAAGCTATGGTGCGGGGGCGTTTGACACTCAAGTAATTTTTGTAGATTATTATGATCGTCCGTATGTTAGTGATTTTATGGTGCACTATGATTTTGAGTGGACTTCGCAAACGGTTAATCTCACTTATATAACACAGTTAACGGGGATTTTGTCGCTTGTTGCCACGGCTGCTGCTCTCGTTGTTACTTTGAAGAAGGATAGAAATCTAACGTTGATCGGTGAGGAGCCTGAAAGGCTTTGGAGCCCCTTCACGCCATATATTTGA
- a CDS encoding NUDIX hydrolase encodes MVKRFYPNQPVVGVGAIIICDGKILLIKRKGEPAKGKWSVPGGIVELGEKAEEAVIREVKEETGLDVAEPELVDVVDNIVRDMNGEIKWHFVIVDYFVKVKGGELRAADDAEEIRWVPLGDVEKYDLTKTFRNFLQRNREKLEKFDSCSRLERR; translated from the coding sequence GTGGTTAAGCGTTTTTACCCAAACCAACCCGTGGTAGGCGTAGGCGCCATAATAATTTGCGATGGCAAGATTCTGCTTATAAAGCGGAAGGGCGAACCTGCAAAAGGCAAGTGGAGTGTTCCCGGAGGCATAGTGGAGCTTGGCGAAAAAGCTGAGGAAGCTGTTATCCGCGAGGTTAAAGAAGAGACGGGTTTGGATGTGGCTGAACCAGAGCTTGTGGATGTGGTGGACAATATTGTACGCGACATGAACGGCGAAATAAAATGGCACTTCGTAATAGTCGACTACTTTGTTAAGGTTAAGGGCGGGGAACTGCGGGCAGCGGATGACGCAGAAGAAATCCGCTGGGTGCCGTTAGGCGATGTGGAAAAATACGATTTAACAAAAACTTTCAGGAATTTTCTTCAACGGAATAGAGAGAAACTGGAGAAGTTTGATTCATGCTCTCGGCTTGAACGCCGGTAA
- a CDS encoding sodium:calcium antiporter, with the protein MFEEFGLLGNVLVLIASLIILDRASELTIDNAVKVSEISGLGKTTVGFILIALVTTLPELSVSVFAAILGEGVDIAIGNVLGSNVVNICLILGTGILIASLKSSDRLKMLPLITEEEVGTLYFGLFIASVVPLTLLYVGYASRLIGILLIGIFAFYIYRLASMRRIKNECALGEERAKLKLYTFLAVFGAAIVVASANFIVDSAVYLAEYFGVPQVILGATIVAFGTSLPEFANTVKSAFKGHLELALGNIVGSCFTNITLILGLALMSSTEIREITPFTSPILFSLITNLLLWYFLSSGRVGWREALMLLFMYGIFLVVSFGGYRA; encoded by the coding sequence ATGTTCGAGGAGTTTGGACTACTTGGCAACGTGCTTGTTCTCATAGCTTCATTGATCATACTTGACAGGGCAAGCGAGTTAACCATCGACAATGCAGTTAAGGTTTCAGAAATAAGCGGTTTGGGGAAAACAACAGTGGGTTTTATCCTAATAGCCTTGGTCACGACTTTGCCGGAACTAAGCGTTTCTGTTTTCGCCGCAATTTTGGGCGAAGGTGTGGACATAGCCATTGGAAACGTTTTAGGCTCCAACGTTGTGAATATCTGTCTAATATTGGGAACGGGGATTCTGATCGCCTCCTTGAAAAGTTCTGACCGATTAAAGATGTTGCCGCTTATAACAGAAGAGGAGGTCGGAACCCTTTATTTCGGCCTTTTCATAGCCTCCGTGGTTCCATTAACACTTCTCTACGTGGGATACGCAAGCAGATTGATAGGGATTCTCCTCATAGGAATATTTGCATTCTACATTTACAGACTTGCAAGCATGAGACGCATAAAAAACGAGTGTGCTCTCGGCGAGGAGAGGGCAAAATTGAAGCTTTATACTTTTTTAGCTGTTTTTGGCGCCGCTATAGTGGTGGCAAGTGCCAATTTCATAGTTGATTCCGCCGTATACCTTGCCGAGTATTTTGGCGTGCCCCAAGTTATCCTAGGCGCCACCATTGTCGCTTTCGGAACAAGTCTGCCTGAATTTGCAAACACCGTGAAATCAGCCTTCAAAGGCCATTTGGAACTGGCGTTAGGCAACATTGTTGGAAGCTGCTTCACAAACATAACTCTAATTCTCGGCTTAGCCCTCATGAGCTCGACGGAGATAAGAGAGATCACTCCATTCACAAGCCCAATATTGTTCTCGCTCATAACAAACCTTCTGCTCTGGTATTTTCTGTCCAGCGGAAGAGTTGGCTGGAGAGAAGCCCTAATGCTGCTTTTCATGTACGGAATATTCCTCGTAGTAAGCTTCGGCGGCTACAGAGCTTAA
- a CDS encoding PadR family transcriptional regulator, which translates to MFDGDFPPLPRPFRHWLRHMAAVPKGFLRHQVLELLSEKPMSGSEIINEIERRTGGCWKPSPGSVYPLLAWLQDNGYIREVPAKETGVKCYTLTDKGKQLLEEQRKMRGHFCMGRKFFALPMMGGLWLRIPPEKAEEIRESFRRLFKTLFGLGLTLEERFSEQALKEALDVLNETAKRLEEIEKRLKGEKA; encoded by the coding sequence ATGTTTGATGGAGACTTTCCGCCTCTTCCACGACCATTTAGGCACTGGTTAAGGCATATGGCTGCTGTGCCAAAGGGGTTTCTGCGCCACCAAGTGCTTGAGCTTTTGAGTGAGAAGCCCATGTCTGGTTCGGAGATCATTAATGAGATTGAACGGCGCACCGGTGGATGCTGGAAGCCTAGTCCAGGTTCTGTTTATCCGCTATTGGCTTGGCTTCAGGACAACGGCTATATTCGTGAAGTTCCCGCAAAAGAAACAGGCGTAAAGTGTTATACGCTTACGGATAAGGGTAAACAGCTTCTCGAAGAACAGCGGAAGATGCGCGGTCACTTCTGCATGGGCAGAAAGTTTTTCGCTCTGCCAATGATGGGTGGACTTTGGCTCCGTATACCGCCAGAGAAAGCCGAAGAAATCCGTGAATCCTTTAGGCGGTTATTTAAGACATTGTTTGGTTTAGGTTTAACTCTTGAGGAACGTTTTAGCGAGCAAGCCTTGAAAGAGGCGTTAGATGTTTTGAACGAAACCGCCAAACGGCTTGAGGAAATCGAAAAGCGACTCAAGGGTGAAAAGGCTTGA
- a CDS encoding ABC transporter ATP-binding protein: protein MAVVETVNLRKVYMLGKVPVEALRGVNLKVEESEFLSILGPSGSGKSTLLNLIGALDKPTEGKVFIDSVDVSTLDEDKLADLRRRIGFVFQFFNLIPRFTALENVELPMAIAGLGKEERRRHAVELLETVGLADRMNHKPTELSGGEQQRVAIARALANNPRFLLMDEPTGNVDSKNADEIMRLVKRLNEEKGVTIIMVTHDQRLARETKRTVHMLDGLIVGEVVNKP, encoded by the coding sequence ATGGCTGTTGTTGAAACCGTTAACCTCCGAAAGGTGTATATGCTCGGCAAGGTTCCAGTGGAAGCCCTTAGAGGCGTAAACCTAAAAGTTGAGGAGAGCGAATTCCTATCCATCTTGGGGCCTTCTGGAAGCGGAAAATCAACGCTTCTAAACCTTATAGGCGCTTTAGATAAACCGACCGAAGGGAAAGTTTTCATAGACAGTGTTGACGTTTCAACTCTAGACGAGGATAAGCTTGCAGATTTAAGGCGCCGAATAGGCTTCGTTTTCCAGTTTTTCAATTTGATTCCAAGGTTTACAGCTCTGGAAAACGTTGAGCTTCCCATGGCTATTGCTGGCTTAGGCAAAGAAGAGAGGCGTAGACACGCCGTTGAGCTTCTTGAAACCGTCGGCTTAGCCGACCGAATGAACCATAAGCCAACGGAACTAAGCGGAGGCGAACAGCAACGTGTAGCCATAGCCAGAGCCCTAGCGAATAATCCACGCTTTCTACTTATGGATGAGCCGACTGGAAATGTTGACTCAAAAAACGCGGACGAAATAATGAGGCTTGTAAAGCGCCTAAACGAGGAGAAAGGCGTGACGATAATAATGGTGACCCATGACCAGCGCCTAGCCAGAGAAACCAAGCGGACAGTGCACATGCTTGACGGCCTCATAGTGGGCGAAGTGGTGAACAAGCCATGA
- a CDS encoding ABC transporter permease: MSDTKAVNECQPSFARGLWALTRRELKKWLNDPVMLVMFVLQPLIWMGLLGKSMNIGGLFSANNINLPPQVPIPGSAILSPSGLPGVVLDGTALSQMFAEMGSKIMEDTFGVADYFSFMAVGMVSMIVITTTMFSGMSIVWDRRLGFLDKVISTPVSRAAIIFSKILNATFRAMFQASVILALAYLLGLKLSSTFTPLNLLGVYAAIFLLGVGLSSVFIAFSIRSTRMERPMQFVSLITMPLMFASNNFFPTKLMPEWMQAVASVNPLTYLTDALRRLTILPADPSALLRDFMYLSLFAVVLATIGIVLSWKYLSK; this comes from the coding sequence ATGAGCGACACAAAAGCCGTAAATGAGTGTCAGCCAAGCTTCGCTAGAGGCTTGTGGGCTCTAACCCGCCGCGAACTTAAAAAATGGCTTAACGATCCAGTCATGTTGGTCATGTTTGTGCTCCAACCCCTAATATGGATGGGCTTGCTGGGCAAGTCCATGAATATAGGCGGCTTGTTTTCAGCCAACAACATAAACCTGCCACCCCAAGTGCCAATTCCAGGCAGCGCCATCCTCTCTCCGTCCGGTCTCCCAGGGGTGGTGCTTGATGGCACGGCGCTTTCGCAGATGTTCGCCGAAATGGGGTCAAAGATAATGGAGGACACGTTTGGCGTCGCAGACTACTTCAGTTTCATGGCTGTGGGCATGGTCTCCATGATTGTTATAACTACAACCATGTTCAGCGGCATGTCCATTGTATGGGACCGCCGTTTAGGCTTCTTGGACAAGGTGATAAGCACGCCGGTTTCACGGGCAGCCATAATATTCTCGAAAATCCTAAACGCCACTTTCCGGGCTATGTTTCAAGCCTCAGTGATTTTGGCGCTTGCATATTTGCTGGGACTAAAATTGAGCTCAACATTTACGCCGCTAAATCTCTTGGGGGTTTACGCCGCCATATTCCTGCTGGGCGTGGGGCTCTCATCCGTCTTCATAGCCTTCTCTATAAGGTCCACCCGGATGGAGCGTCCCATGCAGTTTGTAAGCCTCATCACTATGCCATTAATGTTTGCAAGCAACAACTTCTTTCCAACAAAGCTCATGCCCGAATGGATGCAAGCCGTAGCCAGCGTGAACCCGCTCACGTACTTAACGGACGCTCTTAGACGGTTGACCATACTGCCCGCAGATCCCTCTGCCTTGCTAAGAGACTTCATGTATCTCAGCTTGTTTGCAGTTGTTCTTGCCACTATTGGCATAGTTTTGTCATGGAAATATTTGTCAAAGTAA
- a CDS encoding ABC transporter permease, producing MKPKDIWTYAFSAIKLRKLRAGLTTLGVVIGIAAIVALLSITQGLQAAIATQLQRGFATDTLIVSAGGGLGLGGADSGFSLLVNDTGTISQIENVTAAIAVIQRIGYIKTADGKARRVTIVGLDFKAYKAIYESTFVAENGTEIPYNPENTAIVVGKRVSDPWGNGTRFCTTGDTVEILWTNTTARPLRNESYVGNVVAVLQEIGGFSISGPSDASIYIPITQAQSFFGTDKCEMIIVKLKNDDKATIESATKAIRNAFGGQVAVTSATAVLNVISSVFSTIELFLAGIAAISLLVAGIGIMNIMIVSLMERTREIGILKALGMKNRTVLLVFLTEAAIIGLMGAFIGIGTGWGLAELVVRIFSANGGFGFGLRQGGQAAAASAVRITPVLTPTVLLGAIAFGLMVSLVFAFYPAWRASRLKPVEALRYE from the coding sequence ATGAAGCCAAAAGACATTTGGACATATGCCTTCAGCGCCATAAAACTGCGGAAACTACGCGCCGGCTTAACCACACTGGGCGTCGTTATTGGCATAGCTGCTATTGTGGCGTTGTTGTCGATAACTCAGGGACTGCAGGCAGCCATAGCCACTCAACTCCAGAGGGGATTTGCAACAGACACGCTTATCGTTTCGGCGGGCGGAGGACTGGGACTAGGCGGAGCAGATTCAGGTTTCAGCCTACTAGTTAATGACACGGGGACAATAAGCCAAATAGAAAATGTCACCGCAGCCATCGCCGTAATCCAGAGAATTGGCTACATAAAAACGGCTGATGGAAAAGCCCGTCGCGTCACAATTGTAGGCTTAGACTTCAAAGCATACAAGGCAATATACGAGAGCACATTCGTAGCTGAAAATGGAACCGAAATACCCTATAATCCGGAAAACACCGCTATAGTTGTTGGCAAGCGGGTGAGCGACCCTTGGGGCAATGGGACACGCTTCTGCACCACAGGCGATACTGTTGAAATACTCTGGACCAACACTACAGCGAGGCCTCTCAGAAACGAGTCTTACGTGGGCAACGTGGTGGCAGTTCTCCAAGAAATCGGAGGCTTCAGCATAAGTGGGCCGTCAGACGCGAGCATCTATATCCCAATAACTCAAGCTCAGAGCTTTTTTGGAACAGACAAATGCGAAATGATAATCGTTAAGCTGAAAAACGATGATAAGGCAACCATTGAAAGCGCCACTAAAGCCATAAGAAACGCTTTCGGCGGCCAAGTTGCAGTCACGTCTGCCACGGCTGTTCTTAACGTTATTTCAAGCGTCTTCTCCACCATAGAGCTTTTCTTGGCGGGGATAGCTGCCATATCACTTCTGGTGGCCGGCATAGGCATAATGAACATCATGATTGTCTCCCTAATGGAGCGCACGAGGGAAATAGGCATCCTAAAAGCTTTAGGGATGAAAAACCGCACAGTGCTGCTTGTTTTCCTAACAGAAGCAGCCATAATCGGATTAATGGGTGCTTTCATAGGCATTGGGACAGGCTGGGGCTTAGCCGAGCTTGTCGTAAGAATATTTAGCGCTAACGGAGGTTTCGGATTCGGCCTACGACAAGGCGGTCAAGCAGCGGCTGCAAGCGCAGTAAGAATAACCCCGGTCTTAACCCCAACAGTTTTGCTGGGAGCAATAGCCTTCGGCCTCATGGTCAGCTTGGTTTTCGCATTTTATCCCGCTTGGAGAGCTTCAAGGCTTAAGCCTGTGGAAGCCCTTAGATATGAATAA
- a CDS encoding MBL fold metallo-hydrolase, whose amino-acid sequence MASYEIVFLGTGGGRFTTITQKRRTAGIRILGENLNLHLDPGPGALVYSISEGLDPQKLNAIFVSHSHPDHYTDAEVLIEAMTSGMTKKRGVLAASKSVLRGNDLCEQSISKYHQQMVERVIEALPNIRFQVAEVSVSVTEARHTDPDAVGFRFETREYGDFAYTSDTQYFEGIGKPYEGVRLLMLCVMRPAGKPWEGHMTTEDAIKIVEEARPEQAVLTHLGMQMIFHGPAREAKLVEEKTGTPTVAATDGMRIIFGEKIEAKTAKPKHGLDKFF is encoded by the coding sequence ATGGCGTCCTACGAAATAGTGTTTCTCGGAACAGGCGGCGGAAGGTTCACAACCATTACCCAGAAACGGCGCACTGCTGGAATACGAATATTGGGCGAAAACCTAAACCTACACTTGGATCCCGGACCTGGAGCGCTTGTCTACTCCATAAGCGAGGGCTTGGATCCCCAGAAGCTTAACGCCATATTTGTTTCGCACAGCCACCCCGACCATTATACGGACGCTGAAGTGCTTATAGAGGCTATGACCAGTGGCATGACCAAAAAGCGTGGAGTGCTCGCCGCCTCCAAAAGTGTTCTGAGGGGTAATGATCTCTGCGAACAGTCCATTTCGAAATATCACCAACAAATGGTTGAGCGGGTGATCGAAGCTCTTCCGAACATTCGTTTTCAAGTGGCGGAAGTGTCGGTTTCTGTCACGGAGGCAAGGCACACGGATCCAGACGCTGTTGGCTTCCGTTTCGAGACTAGGGAGTACGGCGACTTCGCCTATACCAGCGACACCCAATACTTTGAGGGAATAGGCAAACCCTATGAAGGCGTGAGGCTGCTGATGCTCTGCGTGATGAGGCCTGCTGGCAAGCCATGGGAGGGCCACATGACCACGGAGGACGCCATAAAAATAGTGGAGGAAGCCCGCCCGGAGCAAGCTGTTCTGACGCATCTGGGCATGCAAATGATATTCCACGGGCCAGCCCGCGAAGCCAAACTCGTCGAGGAGAAAACTGGCACGCCCACGGTGGCGGCTACCGATGGCATGCGTATAATTTTCGGCGAAAAAATAGAGGCAAAAACAGCTAAACCCAAACATGGGCTGGACAAATTCTTTTAA